Part of the Oligoflexus sp. genome, CACCGCTTCGCTCACATAAAAGGGATAGGGGGAGCGGGCATCATGCCCCACATCCATGGCTCCCAAAAGTCCCACGATCCAGGCCCCTGGATGCCGTGCCCGCAGGTCCCTTAAAAATTTTTCATAGGCCGGGGCAAAGTCATCCCGCACGCCCTTGGCCCAATCGTTCTGTCCCAGGTTCACAAAAATGATCTGGGGTTCCCGACCTTTTTTGTCATGAAGAGGAGCCGCCGGATCCGGCAGCTCACGATTCCAGATCTCGGCCATGGTATGCGGCTGATATCCTAAGGTCAGTCCTATGCCGCTGACCGCTATCATCTGGCTGTCCGCGTTCAGCATGCGGCTGACCAGTGCTCCATAGGAAAGCAGGTGATTATGCGGCCGCAGGTCATCCCATTGTTCAACCTCGCCGCATTCATTGCAGGCCCCGACTGTCTGGGAATCCCCATAAAAATCCAGGCGCGGGCCGATCGGTCGATTCCAGGGCAAAAATCCTTGACCCTGATCCACAAAGAAACCATTGATCTGCGTCGGTCCACTGAAGGTTTCCGTGCGGCGGAAGATTTCAAAAACATGCTCCCCGTCGGCCAGATCGCGGGCCAGGGGATAGACGTGAAACCCGGGAGCGGTATCGAGGATGCGGGAATTTTTCAGATCCCCATCAATGATCACCTGATAATCGGTGCGGCCCGAATCCTCCAGCTGCACAGCCAGGGAGGATCCGGTGAAGCGGCCTTTGATGCTGGTCCCGGGCCAGATGACCCGCAGCTTCTGCTGCTCATTCCAGCTGACCCGACCGGACAGGAAGAGTCCGGCAACGTGCGGTGAAAACCAGCTGCCGCGGCTCACATCCTCGGGCTGAATCGTGGCCGGCCGCCAGGTCGTGATCCATGACCAGTCCTGGCTTTGAGCCGATAAAGGGCCGGCGAGAAGCGTGCAGACGAGAAGAGTCATTCGGTGCATGTTTCAATTCTTTCGTGAGTTCTGATGATGAGCCTGTTCCCATACGGCCTGGGCTCCAGGATCATCAAAGTCAAATTCATAGCTCCAGTCATCAATCGACGCGGACTGAATGCGCCAGACCATGGTGCCCGGAATGCCCAGCCCGTTCGCATGCTGAAAGACTTCGCGCATGAGCAGATTGCGATCCCCATAGTAGCGGCGGAAGCCGAGTTCTTCGATAATCAAAGGTTTTCCAGCATCATGAGCCAGCCGATGCCGATCGGCGATGAATTGATCCAGGATCCAGCGTCTGTCGTTATAGGGAATGTCCCACTGATCGGGATAGGCGTGCAGCGTGGCGAAATCAAGCCAGGGGATATAGAGGTTACTCACATAATCCGAACCCTTGAGTCCATTATTGATCCAATGGTAGCGATCACTCCAGCCTTCCGAGCGATAGCCTTCCTCGCCACTGGCCAGTAGCTGCTTCGGAGCTTCGCGGTTTAAAAACTCCGACATTTCCCACAGCCAATCATGGGCGAGGCTGCCCACTTTCAGGCCGCGATCCCTTTCATAGTTATCGCGGGTGTGCGGCTCGTTCGCCAGCTCCCAGGCCATGATCGTGGGGTCGTCGCGATAGGTGCGGCCGTTGAAGCTGTTCTGATGATGGATCCAAAATTTCGCGTACTGCTTATAGGCTTCCTTCACCTGGCCATCGGAATAAAAAAGTTCGCGATCCCTGCCCGAGCCTAGGATCTGATCCACCCACCACTGCATGCCGCCGTATTCCGGCTCATAGTTCACAAGAACGAAGATGACCTTCAGGCCATATTCCGCGGCCTTGGCCAGGGCGAAGTCCATGCGCCGAACGCCATCATAATTGAAGTTTCCAGGACTCCATTGCGTGGCCACGGCCCCGTTCCAGCCGCCGTTATTAAAGCCCCAGATGCGGATGACCTTCAGCCCGCGTTCGGCGACATGCCGCAGGGTCTGATCCACCTCCTGCTCGGAAACGCCGCTGAGGAGTCCGATTTCATAAAGATTGGTGCCATGAAAATAAAACGGTCGTCCATCCAGCTCGAATTGCCTATTTTTAACCTGAACGAAGCCGGACTCCTTCCCGCCCCATGCACCCATGAGACCTGCGGTACGCGGCTCGGCGCTGCACGCGGTCAGCAGTGTCATCACGATCGCTTCCGTCAGTCTTTTCCAGTGTCGTGTCATGCCCCAACCCCCAAATTTCATCAGATTTCCCAGTAACTCGAAAGGCCCAGATAAAAACCGCTGTTGCGTCCGGGATAAAGCCCGTTGCTCACATCACGCCGCATGGCATCGTTCCAAAAGGAATAGCCGGTATAAAGTCCGAACTTCTGCTGCCAGCGCGCCAAAGGCTTTAGATTCAGCGCCAGATAAAGATTGACGAGTGATTGATCGACCGGACGAATGGTCTCCTGCAGATCGCCGTCACCTTCCCGATGCCGATAGCCAAAGCCATCCGTCACGGCCACATAACCGAGGAGCGTTTCCAATTCCAGAGTGGAACGGATCTGATACATCGGGCGAATCGCAGCGGCGACGGCCTGCATCGGCGGTCTTTCATAGATCTGATCATCCACGGTATAACGCCAGCCACCAAAGTCCGCACGCTGCCAACCGATGGCCGCATCCAGACTGAAGTCCCGACCTTGAGGATACCAACTGAACTGTTCGCCGATTCTGAGAAGACGCGAGTCCTGAACAGCGTCTCTGAGTTCCGGAGGCGCCGAGGCTGAAAAAAGCTGATTGTTGCGCCAGGGCCCCAGCGAATCGGCGAGCGGGCCCTGATCAAAATCAGGGCTATCCATGACTCCAAAAAGCCCCCGGCCTATCATCGCAGCGAATTGATGCGAGGCGGACGGCTTCCAGGCCTTATGCATCATTGCGAATTTAAATCCGGTCATGGGCGCGTAACTTTGCGTTCCGGTGCCGGCATCCCGCGCTCCACTTTGCGTGAGGTTGGAAATGAAGCCGAGTTTGCCATCCAAAAGCGGAATTTCCTCCAGGCGAAAATCCAGCGCGCTTTGAATCGGTCCCCCGGAATAGGAAACCGTATAGAATGCGGCCGCCGACGCGCGTATCCCATTGCCCACATCGAAGTTATAGATGCCGAGCCCAGGCCCTTCATTGTTCGCAATCGTCATCCCGATCAGCCAGAAACCCTCCCAGCGATACGAGCGCCGACCGATCCAAAAAAGAGTCTCGCGCGGCAGGAACTGACCCACTTCCAAAAAAAGGTTGCGGTTGCCGATCTTCATCGCATCCGTCCCGGCGCTGCGTTCGCCATTCAGGGTCAGCTGCAGGTCAAAATCCAAACGAACCCAGGATCCCCCTTCACTGCTGGGGCTGCGCAGGTGGTACTGACTGTAAAGCTCCGACCAGGCGCCTTGACAGGAGCCACCTGCGCCACTGATCCAAAGCCCGGATTTCTGCGGCTGGTTGATCGGCTTGCAGCTGACACCGGCCTCATTCAAACCCAGGTTCAGACCAAATTTCCACCAGTTCTTCAGCTCCTGCGCGCTTCCTGTTTGGGGGAAAAGAAAAGCGAAGAGCAGAAGAAAACCCAGGATGTATCCATGTCCGTCAGGGGCGTATGAAGATTTCAATGGGCAACTCCCGCGGACGATAGTGATTTTTTTTCGAACGCACAGGCAGCTGCTCGGCCGCCGGCCCTACGCTGACCTGGGGCTCCACCTCCTGCGCCAGCCGGATATTGTCGATGTGAAAACTTCCGGTGGGTTGATCAGGCATGTAAAAAAGCAGATAGATCTTGCGCGGCAGCGTCGTCAGGTTCACGGCGCTTTGATACTGCCAGCTCGTGGTCTTCGCTTTCCAGGTCTTGCTTTTCAAATAGAATACGACATCGCGATTCCAGCCTTTTTCCAGGTTAAAAGGCTGCGATTCAAAATATTCATCGGTATCAATCGCCATCGCGACCTGAGCCGACGTGATTTCCGGCAGCTCGATATCCATCCGCAGACTGGTGAATTCCCGGCCGAGCGAGCTGATATCGCGTTCGATCACAATGCCTTTGCCCTTGCGTTGGGCACCTTCCAACCAAAAAATCTTGAGAGACTTTTTGCCTTCAGTAAACGTGCCTTCGGTGATTTCGGCCTTGGCTTCATCACCCCAGTCGGCAATGCGCCACTTGTTGTCCTGCTCAAAACCATCGAGCAGTTCAGCCTGGGCCAGTTTCGGCAGCAGGAGGCAGGAAAAAAGGATTAAGCTTTGGGCTATGTTTTTCATTGTTCACCACCAAAGGCTCATGGTTACACCACCGGTCCACCCTTGCGTTTTATTCTGCAGGGGACCCCGCGTGACATCGCGGCGGATTTCCGGATTCCATTCGTTAAAGGCCGCATAGAATTTGGTTTCGGTGCCACCGCCCCAACCGAGCGGACGCACGATATAGGCGATTTCACTGCGGCGGAGACTGCGATCGACGGGCTTTCGGCTTTCGCTGACCGTGCCATCGGGAAGACGCCGCCGATAGCCCAGACCATTTTCCATAAGCACCGCGCCGTGGCTCAGGGCGAGGCTCTGACGCGCAGTGATATCCCAGATAGGGCGCAGCATCCACGCCCGCGTTTCCATCGGCGGACGATCATAGATGAGGCCTTCATCCACGTAATGAAGGCCTCCGAACTCGACCTTTTCATAAAGCAGGGCCGCCTGAAGCGAGAAGGGAACGAACTCCGGATAAAGAAGATACTGATCCCCGACGCGGAAGGCCTGCGAGCGTTTGATCGCCTCACGCTCCTCGCTATGCAGCGTGGAATCAAGCCAGGCGGGATCGCGTTCCTCGCCGGTATTGTTGAATTCCGCGCCGCGTCCCTGATCGAAGGGCACAAGGTCATTGCCACCGAAAAGACCGCGCCCGGCCTGGACGAAGAATTTATTTTCGCTGTCCTCATCCTCGATCTTATGAATCAGAGCGAGCTGCGTTCCTGTCATCGGTGCGAATTTCTTCGCTCCGGTTTTGCTATCGGTGCTGAGCGTGCGGGTCTGCAGCAGCGCGACCTTCAATGTTCCACCGAAGAGGGGCACGCGGTCCCAGCGGATGTCGATGGTATCCTGGGAAGGACCACCGTTTTTGGAATTGACGCGGAAAAAAGCTGTTCCAAGGTAACCAAGTCCGAGATCAAGGTTGCTCAGCCCCAGGCCCGGTCCATGCTGATCAAGAATGCGAAGATCAAGGATCCAAAGATCCTCGTAATCATAGCTGCGATTTCCGACCCAGACGACTTCCTTGCCGCCCCAGAAATTCCCCACCTCAGCAAAGAAGTTGCGATTGCCGAGGATCAAGCCGCTCGTACCCTGGGTGGTATCAACCCAGCCGCGTTCCATCGGGGCTTTGATGGTCAGATCGATGAAAGCACGCGCCCAGATCTGCTGGGTTCCGCCGCGAATGAAATACTTCGACCAGGCCAGAACCCCTTCGGTTTCCGCGCAGTCATCACGGGCGATCTGCAGATCCTGATCACCGTGGGTACGGAGGCAGGGGCCCAGGCTTCCACCCGGTCCCAGTCCCAAGTTAATCGTCATGCGTCCATGCAGTTTGCCATCCTCCTGCACCTGCGCAGCGAGGGGCCCCATCGAAACGAGTAACGTCCATCCAAGAAGGAGTCGCAGGAAAATTTTCATAAGTTTTATCCATCGGCAGAACGGGATGAATCAGAGATCCAGGACCTCAGGACGCACTGGCCACGACCACGGGCTGCGAGCCTTCGGGCACCGTATACTTTTCACTCTGGAGGTCCAGCTTGCCGTCTTTATCGGCGTTCTTGCTGTCCTCGGGATAGATGTCGAGTTGGAAAAGATAAGTGCCTGGCGGTGAATCCCAGGGTGGATTGCTCGTCGCTCCGGCACCGGGAGGGGCGCAGTCCTTATCATCCTGCTCATCCCTCGCGACGAAGGCGAAGGAGAGTTTGCCGGAAAAACCTTTATCCACTTTGATTGTCTGATTGCCGTAGGATCGCCATCCAGACCCAGGCATTTTCAGGGCGACGGCAAAGCTCGCGGTGAAATCCATCCGTTTCACGTCCAGGGAAACGTTCACATCCTGGCAGCCCACGATCTGATCCGGTGCTTCCAAAGGCCCTATGATAACCGGCTTTCCGGAAGGATCGTTCGGCGCCTCGGGATCGACCTGGATACCGGCCACGCGCCATGAACCCAGCTGATCCGCATCCTCATCCTCGAAGCGATCACCGCCTTTGATTTCCAGCATGTATCCCGTATCTATAGCCCAACGACCGTCGATATAGGCGGCGGCCGGGCCTTTGGGCAGCGCGTAATTGGGGGTGAGAACGAGATCGCGTGTCCCCGATCCGGGGTCAAGTTCGAACTTTTGCCAGTTGGTCAGTCCATCACCACCGACCTGACCCTGATCCACTCGTTTCAGGACGACTTCGAGCGTGGTGGGACGGGATACGTTATAGGCCACAGTCACAAGAAAGGGCGAGCGACCGTTGATCTTGCGAGGAACGGTCACGCCGTTATAGATGTGAATGCGTTCAAAACCCTCGGCATCCGCCTCGGTCCTGTAACCCCACAGGCTTTGGCAGGTCTGGGTTTTCAGGCTGAAATACGTTCCATTATCACAGTCCTGAACCTGTCCGATGGTTGTGGTGTCCGGGCGACCACAGCTCATCAGGGCCAGCGCGAGACTCCCTATGATGACGAAATTCATGAAATTTGCCCCCCTTGTTTTCCATCGCGAACCTAAATATCCTTTATCGACTGAACTGCCCTTGAGAATTCAGATGCGCGGCTCCCCGCACGCCGCTCGAATCACCGAAGCGGGCTGGCACGAAACGAGTGCGAACATCCGGACTGAAAATATACTCGCCCCAAATGCGAGGCACATTCTGATAAATACGACTGCAGTTGGAAAGACCGCCGCCGGCCACAATCACGTCGGGATCGAGGATATTGATTACCGACGCCAGACTGCGGGCGAGTCGATGCTCAAGTCTTTCAAGCGCGGCATCTGCATCCGGGTCGCCTTTCTCGGCAAGCTCGACGATTTTCTGCGCATTGGCCTGCCGCCCGGTTGCCGCTGCAAAATCACGCGCCAAACCCGTTCCAGACACATACGTTTCAATGCAGCCGCGTTGTCCGCAGTAACAATAGGGACTTGGCAAATCATAGGGCAAAGGATCCGGAAGGCGATTGTGCCCCCATTCCCCGCCGATCGAATTGACCCCCATAATCAACTGCCTTTGGAACACAATCCCGCCGCCACAGCCGGTTCCCAGGATAATGCCGAACACGCAGGACGCATAAGCACCGGCACCGTCCCACGCTTCTGAAAGCGCAAAACAGTTGGCATCATTGGCCACACGAATCTGTCGATCGAGCAGACGCTCCAGATCAATCTGAAGTGGCTTTCCTATCAGTTCTGTCGTGTTACTGTTTTTTACTAATCCATTATGAGGATCTATTGCGCCGGGGATCCCGATTCCAACCGTGCCTTGCATGCCTAATTCTTCTTCCGCTTCCATCACCAATTGGCGAAGCGATTCAACGATTGGCTTGTAAGCGCCTCGTGGAGTAGGGATACGTCGGCGAAGCAATTCCTGGCCGTGTTCGTCGAGGGCCAGGATTTCGATCTTGGTTCCACCCAAATCGATACCCAGTTTCATGTAAAATCTCCCATCTACCTCTTTGCCTGTGATTCGTCTTTTTTTATCCGAAAGACAAGAAGTATTACTCTCACACTTTGTTAATTAATTTTACTAAATGATTTTGACCAAGAATTCCTGGATGTCGTAAGGTTCATCTCTATATTAGGGCGAAAGTTTGATTTCGTAGTTTTTTGACATTTTTCCCCGGAAAACTAGCTGATATCAGCGAAGACATCGCTCTCATCAAGTAATTCAATAACGTGGATCTGCACCGACCGCGCGGATGGAATTTTTTTTTCAGTTGCCGACTTGGTAAGGAAAATTTACGAGAGGGATTGGACGAAAGAACAAAGTCTCAGGTGGGAAGCCACACTTGATAACGATTAATGAAAGTCGATTATGTCGGCTGAAGAATCGGAATCGCAGGTCTTTTCGGGCTCGATCGCAACTTTGTTCGCTGAACCGGGGGAGAACGAACAGTGTCACGGCTAAAAAGAGTCTGCTTCGGATGGATGCTGCTCCTGCTCCTGGGAGTACCCGCTGCCACTGCGGCCACGGATAAGGTTTTGCAGTTCTGGGTGGTGGGCAATGGCATCGAAGACTCCCTGATGTATCGGGAGTTGGCGCGGAACTTCGAAAAGGAAAGCGGATATAAGGTCCATGTCACCCCGCTCTCATGGGGAAACTTCAATCAGAAATATCTGACGTCGATGGCGGCTGCGCTGCCGCCTGATATCGGTGTGGCCAACCTGGGATCACCGATGGAATGGGGCTCGCTGGGTGGAGTCGTCGCCCTGGATAAGGAATTTCCCGAGGAGATCGCCGAGCTGAAGGGGAGATTTTTTCCAGGAACTTTGCCGCAGTTTACTTTTAATGGCCATCTTTATGGGCTGCCGACCGAGCTGGTCACCGCCGTCCTTTATTATCGGAAGGATGTCTTCGAACGGCTTAACCTTGTGCCGCCCAAGACCTGGAGCGAACTCCAGGCGGCCATTCGGAAACTCGAAGTGAATCGCTACCACTTTCATTTCGGCTGGACCCGTGGGGAACAATGGGCGCTTTATTACCAGACGCTGCCCTTTGGCTTTGCCGGCGTGGGTCAGACGCCGGATGGTCAGCCAGCCCTGGATTGGCTGCAGCCCGCTTATCAGAAAGGCGTGGCGCATGGACTTGGTCTTTGGCATCTGCATGATGCCATCGGCGATGGTTCGACCGATCGCACGATTGGTCGTTTTCTCTCGGATATTCCAGATCAATCTCTGGGGATGATGGTCGATGGGAACTGGGTGGCCAGCTCGATTCAAAAGATCGCTCCCGAGGCGGAGGCGCGCTGGGGCGTCGTGCCGTGGCCCAAAGCCGATGAGGGGCAGGCCATCAACGTCATGGGCGGCACCTCGTATGTAATTTTTCAGAAATCGAAGCATAAGGCGGCGGCGTTCGCCTGGCTCAAGTATTTGAATTCGCTGGAAGCCCAGCAGTTCATGATCCTCGAACGCGTGCAAAGGGAAGGGCAGGCTGCGGCTTTCAACATTTCGCCGGTCAAGGCCGTTTGGGATGAAAGCCAGACGGAATTTTGGGCAAGGCCGGAATTTCAGGATCAGCGGAAAATCATCGACGCCCTGCGCGGCATACTCGATACCTTCCAATCCTTTCCCTATCTGAAGGGAAAGCCGGATACCGATCAGATCGAAGCGCGGATCCTCGATCGCATGGGGACGGCCATCAACCGTCGTCTGACGGCCGAGGCTGACCTTCGCGGGCTGACGCGCTGGGATTATATCAAGTGGATGGCGTCGGAGGAGGGGGCGGACAAGCGGAACGAGATGAATCGCTGGATCAGCGCGCAGCTGAGCACGGAATACGCGCAGCAGTATCCCCTCGCTCTGCAGCGGCTGAACCAGGAAACCGCCCGCTATCAAAACAGCTACGGGGACATCGTCGCGAACCTCGATGCCTTCGAGGGTCGCCGCAATATCCTCGATTATCTGAAATGGGGCGCGCTGGGGTCGATGATCCTCGGTCTTATCCTTGTCTTCAGCATGCCGCGGCTTCGCGCCTATCGGAATTCCTATGCGTTCATCGCGGTGCCCTGCATCCTCTCCCTGGTCTTCGTCGTGGTGCCCATGCTGACCTCGCTGTATCTTTCGTTCACCGAATACCATTCGATCCTGCCGCTCGCGTCGGCGAAGTGGATCGGTTTTCAGCATTATCTTTCGGCCATTGACCTGAAGGACTCGGAGAACGTCCTCAGGAGCATAGGCAAGACCATGATCTATGTCAGCGTCACGGTGCCCGCGGGCATTCTTCTGGCGCTTCTTTTTGCGGCTCTTTTGAATAACGATCTGATCGGCCAAAGATTCTGGCGTTTCCTTTATTTTTCGCCGCTCATCACCAGTGCGGTCTCGGTCTCGCTGATCTTTACGCAGCTTTACCGCGAATCCTCGATGGGCTGGCTGAATGCCGCGTTCTTAAAGCTCGGTTGGATCACCAACCCCATTCTTTTCCTGAAGGATCCCCAGACCTTCCTGGCCTGCGTGATGGCTCTTGCCATCTGGCACGGGCTGGCCTTTACCATACTTCTCTTTCTGGCGGGACTTCAGCAGATTCCGACTCAGCTCTATAAAGCAGCGGAAATAGATGGGGCCGGCTGGTGGCAAAAATTCTGGCACGTATCCCTGCCGGGAATCAGGCCGCAGCTCTTTTTTGCCTTGATTATGGGGCTGATCGGCAGCTTTCAGGTCTTTGAACAGATCTATATGCTCGGCGGCGGATCGGGTTATGCCGGATCGAAGTTTGGTCCCAATGATGCCGGTCGCACCATGGTGCCTTTGATCTATGACCTTGGTTTTGAACAGTTCAAAATGGGTCGCGCGTCGGCTGTGGCCTATATTCTGTTTCTCGTGATTCTGGTGTTTACAATGCTGCAGCTCAGGGTTCTGAGGCAGAAGACGGCGGACTAGGAGAGAACCATGAACGTTGATAAAGAACTCACGACGCAGCCTTTGACGCTGAACTGGGAAACCGAGGGCAAGGCCTGGGCGTCCTGGACGAGCCTGCGCCGTTTGAAATCCGTGCGGCTGGTGTGGGTGTATATCGCGCTGGCGATTTCAGCCATAGTCCTGGCGATGCCCTTTTACTACATGCTGATCACGGCCTTTAAATCGACTGCGGAGCTGGCTCAGGATGAAGTGTCCCTTTGGGTGGCGCATCCCACCCTCGATCCTTTGCGGCGACTCCTGGATGGTACCGCTTACCTGCACGCGGCCTGGAACAGTTTTGTGATCGCGCTTCTGACGACGGTCGGCAACATGCTGCTTTGCCCTTTGGCGGGTTATGCTTTCGCCAAGCATCGTTTTCCCGGTCGGGATCGCATTTTTTTCCTGCTCCTCTCGACCATGATGGTGCCGGGTGCGGTTCTGCTCGTGCCGAACTTTCTTCTGGCTCGGGATTTTGGCTGGATCAATAGCTATCTGCCTTTGATCGTGCCCGGGCTCGCGAGCATTTTCTATGTGTTCCTGTCCCGGCAATTCATCAGCAAGATTCCAAAGGACCTGATTCAGGCGGCGCGGGTGGACGGTTGCTCGGAATGGCGAATTTTCTTTCAGATCATTCTGCCCCTCTGCCGCCCGCTCCTTGCATCCATCGGTATTTTAAGCTTTCTGGGATCGTGGAATGGCTTTATCGGTCCCATGATTTATCTTCTGGATGAAGATCGTTACACGATTCCGCTGGTGATTTCCATGCTGCAGGGCCGTTTCGGAGGCCAGGAGAACGTGCAGATGGCCGGATCGCTGCTCTCGATCGTACCGGCTTTGATCCTTTTCTTTATCTTTCAAAAACAGATCGTCAGCAGCTTTGCCAACAGTGGCCTTAAAGAATAAGTCCAGCGGGGGAGAAGGATACCATGGCTCAACTGAGTTTAAGCAATATCTGCAAGGATTATGGAAACGGCACCCTGGCTGTGAATCATGCGAATCTGGAGGTGAACGACGGGGAGTTCGTCGTTCTGGTCGGGCCGTC contains:
- a CDS encoding SGNH/GDSL hydrolase family protein; the protein is MHRMTLLVCTLLAGPLSAQSQDWSWITTWRPATIQPEDVSRGSWFSPHVAGLFLSGRVSWNEQQKLRVIWPGTSIKGRFTGSSLAVQLEDSGRTDYQVIIDGDLKNSRILDTAPGFHVYPLARDLADGEHVFEIFRRTETFSGPTQINGFFVDQGQGFLPWNRPIGPRLDFYGDSQTVGACNECGEVEQWDDLRPHNHLLSYGALVSRMLNADSQMIAVSGIGLTLGYQPHTMAEIWNRELPDPAAPLHDKKGREPQIIFVNLGQNDWAKGVRDDFAPAYEKFLRDLRARHPGAWIVGLLGAMDVGHDARSPYPFYVSEAVRRQNDPKMLTYIFKTRTWEHPRVPDHLAMAQELVSFVREKIPL
- a CDS encoding cellulase family glycosylhydrolase is translated as MTRHWKRLTEAIVMTLLTACSAEPRTAGLMGAWGGKESGFVQVKNRQFELDGRPFYFHGTNLYEIGLLSGVSEQEVDQTLRHVAERGLKVIRIWGFNNGGWNGAVATQWSPGNFNYDGVRRMDFALAKAAEYGLKVIFVLVNYEPEYGGMQWWVDQILGSGRDRELFYSDGQVKEAYKQYAKFWIHHQNSFNGRTYRDDPTIMAWELANEPHTRDNYERDRGLKVGSLAHDWLWEMSEFLNREAPKQLLASGEEGYRSEGWSDRYHWINNGLKGSDYVSNLYIPWLDFATLHAYPDQWDIPYNDRRWILDQFIADRHRLAHDAGKPLIIEELGFRRYYGDRNLLMREVFQHANGLGIPGTMVWRIQSASIDDWSYEFDFDDPGAQAVWEQAHHQNSRKN
- a CDS encoding carbohydrate porin — protein: MKIFLRLLLGWTLLVSMGPLAAQVQEDGKLHGRMTINLGLGPGGSLGPCLRTHGDQDLQIARDDCAETEGVLAWSKYFIRGGTQQIWARAFIDLTIKAPMERGWVDTTQGTSGLILGNRNFFAEVGNFWGGKEVVWVGNRSYDYEDLWILDLRILDQHGPGLGLSNLDLGLGYLGTAFFRVNSKNGGPSQDTIDIRWDRVPLFGGTLKVALLQTRTLSTDSKTGAKKFAPMTGTQLALIHKIEDEDSENKFFVQAGRGLFGGNDLVPFDQGRGAEFNNTGEERDPAWLDSTLHSEEREAIKRSQAFRVGDQYLLYPEFVPFSLQAALLYEKVEFGGLHYVDEGLIYDRPPMETRAWMLRPIWDITARQSLALSHGAVLMENGLGYRRRLPDGTVSESRKPVDRSLRRSEIAYIVRPLGWGGGTETKFYAAFNEWNPEIRRDVTRGPLQNKTQGWTGGVTMSLWW
- a CDS encoding extracellular solute-binding protein, whose protein sequence is MSRLKRVCFGWMLLLLLGVPAATAATDKVLQFWVVGNGIEDSLMYRELARNFEKESGYKVHVTPLSWGNFNQKYLTSMAAALPPDIGVANLGSPMEWGSLGGVVALDKEFPEEIAELKGRFFPGTLPQFTFNGHLYGLPTELVTAVLYYRKDVFERLNLVPPKTWSELQAAIRKLEVNRYHFHFGWTRGEQWALYYQTLPFGFAGVGQTPDGQPALDWLQPAYQKGVAHGLGLWHLHDAIGDGSTDRTIGRFLSDIPDQSLGMMVDGNWVASSIQKIAPEAEARWGVVPWPKADEGQAINVMGGTSYVIFQKSKHKAAAFAWLKYLNSLEAQQFMILERVQREGQAAAFNISPVKAVWDESQTEFWARPEFQDQRKIIDALRGILDTFQSFPYLKGKPDTDQIEARILDRMGTAINRRLTAEADLRGLTRWDYIKWMASEEGADKRNEMNRWISAQLSTEYAQQYPLALQRLNQETARYQNSYGDIVANLDAFEGRRNILDYLKWGALGSMILGLILVFSMPRLRAYRNSYAFIAVPCILSLVFVVVPMLTSLYLSFTEYHSILPLASAKWIGFQHYLSAIDLKDSENVLRSIGKTMIYVSVTVPAGILLALLFAALLNNDLIGQRFWRFLYFSPLITSAVSVSLIFTQLYRESSMGWLNAAFLKLGWITNPILFLKDPQTFLACVMALAIWHGLAFTILLFLAGLQQIPTQLYKAAEIDGAGWWQKFWHVSLPGIRPQLFFALIMGLIGSFQVFEQIYMLGGGSGYAGSKFGPNDAGRTMVPLIYDLGFEQFKMGRASAVAYILFLVILVFTMLQLRVLRQKTAD
- a CDS encoding carbohydrate porin, translated to MKSSYAPDGHGYILGFLLLFAFLFPQTGSAQELKNWWKFGLNLGLNEAGVSCKPINQPQKSGLWISGAGGSCQGAWSELYSQYHLRSPSSEGGSWVRLDFDLQLTLNGERSAGTDAMKIGNRNLFLEVGQFLPRETLFWIGRRSYRWEGFWLIGMTIANNEGPGLGIYNFDVGNGIRASAAAFYTVSYSGGPIQSALDFRLEEIPLLDGKLGFISNLTQSGARDAGTGTQSYAPMTGFKFAMMHKAWKPSASHQFAAMIGRGLFGVMDSPDFDQGPLADSLGPWRNNQLFSASAPPELRDAVQDSRLLRIGEQFSWYPQGRDFSLDAAIGWQRADFGGWRYTVDDQIYERPPMQAVAAAIRPMYQIRSTLELETLLGYVAVTDGFGYRHREGDGDLQETIRPVDQSLVNLYLALNLKPLARWQQKFGLYTGYSFWNDAMRRDVSNGLYPGRNSGFYLGLSSYWEI
- a CDS encoding carbohydrate ABC transporter permease, which translates into the protein MNVDKELTTQPLTLNWETEGKAWASWTSLRRLKSVRLVWVYIALAISAIVLAMPFYYMLITAFKSTAELAQDEVSLWVAHPTLDPLRRLLDGTAYLHAAWNSFVIALLTTVGNMLLCPLAGYAFAKHRFPGRDRIFFLLLSTMMVPGAVLLVPNFLLARDFGWINSYLPLIVPGLASIFYVFLSRQFISKIPKDLIQAARVDGCSEWRIFFQIILPLCRPLLASIGILSFLGSWNGFIGPMIYLLDEDRYTIPLVISMLQGRFGGQENVQMAGSLLSIVPALILFFIFQKQIVSSFANSGLKE
- a CDS encoding ROK family protein, translating into MKLGIDLGGTKIEILALDEHGQELLRRRIPTPRGAYKPIVESLRQLVMEAEEELGMQGTVGIGIPGAIDPHNGLVKNSNTTELIGKPLQIDLERLLDRQIRVANDANCFALSEAWDGAGAYASCVFGIILGTGCGGGIVFQRQLIMGVNSIGGEWGHNRLPDPLPYDLPSPYCYCGQRGCIETYVSGTGLARDFAAATGRQANAQKIVELAEKGDPDADAALERLEHRLARSLASVINILDPDVIVAGGGLSNCSRIYQNVPRIWGEYIFSPDVRTRFVPARFGDSSGVRGAAHLNSQGQFSR